The following proteins come from a genomic window of Corallococcus sp. NCRR:
- a CDS encoding carboxymuconolactone decarboxylase family protein, giving the protein MKTRMNAFAVAPEAVNLMLEFSKKVEALGLEPSLRELVKIRASQINGCAFCIHMHTRDARAQGMSEERIYLLDGWRESPLYTERERAALGWTEALTLVSQTHAPDEDYAALKPHFTEEEIVKLTLMIGVINSWNRFAIGFRAIHPVTARSEAA; this is encoded by the coding sequence ATGAAGACCCGCATGAATGCCTTCGCCGTCGCGCCGGAAGCCGTCAACCTGATGCTCGAGTTCAGCAAGAAGGTGGAGGCCCTGGGCCTGGAGCCGAGCCTCCGCGAGCTGGTCAAGATCCGCGCGTCCCAGATCAACGGCTGCGCCTTCTGCATCCACATGCACACCCGTGACGCCCGTGCCCAGGGGATGAGCGAGGAGCGCATCTACCTGCTGGATGGCTGGCGCGAGTCGCCGCTGTACACCGAGCGTGAGCGGGCGGCCCTGGGCTGGACCGAGGCCCTGACGCTCGTTTCCCAGACGCACGCCCCGGATGAGGACTACGCTGCGCTCAAGCCGCACTTCACCGAAGAGGAGATCGTGAAGCTGACCCTCATGATTGGTGTCATCAACTCCTGGAACCGGTTCGCCATCGGCTTCCGGGCCATCCACCCGGTGACCGCTCGCAGTGAAGCCGCCTGA
- a CDS encoding sigma-70 family RNA polymerase sigma factor gives MLGIVAEAEDVVQEAYLRWHQTDREAVRDAEAVLVRTVTRLCLDVLKSARVRREEYVGTWLPEPIIETVEGDDLTLTLMMALERLSPLERAAFLLHDVFGMDFEQVAKALDREPAACRQLASRARAHVQEARPRFPVTEAKGHELASAFHAASRSGDMQALQALLAQDAIMYADGGGKVKAVLNPIYGREKLLRFFEGVRRVPAVGSAQLVHEGSIDGLPAYVTMEQDGQLQTTAFAIEDGRIVAIYVTRNPDKLKGIRRAVAGQAS, from the coding sequence ATGCTGGGCATCGTCGCGGAGGCGGAGGACGTGGTGCAGGAGGCGTACTTACGTTGGCACCAGACGGACCGCGAGGCCGTGCGGGACGCCGAGGCCGTGCTCGTCCGCACGGTGACGCGCCTGTGTCTGGACGTCCTGAAGTCCGCGCGCGTCCGGCGCGAGGAGTACGTGGGGACCTGGCTCCCAGAGCCCATCATCGAGACAGTGGAGGGCGACGACTTGACGCTGACCCTGATGATGGCCCTGGAGCGCCTGTCCCCGCTGGAGCGCGCCGCGTTCCTCCTGCACGACGTGTTCGGCATGGACTTCGAGCAGGTGGCGAAGGCCCTCGACCGCGAACCGGCGGCCTGTCGCCAGCTCGCCAGCCGCGCGCGGGCCCACGTGCAGGAGGCCCGGCCCCGCTTCCCCGTGACGGAGGCGAAGGGCCACGAGCTGGCCTCGGCGTTCCATGCCGCGTCGCGGAGCGGCGACATGCAGGCGCTCCAGGCGCTGCTTGCACAGGACGCCATCATGTACGCCGACGGCGGCGGCAAGGTGAAGGCGGTCCTCAATCCCATCTACGGCCGGGAGAAGCTGCTGCGCTTCTTCGAAGGCGTGCGGCGCGTTCCGGCCGTGGGCTCGGCGCAGCTCGTGCACGAGGGCTCCATTGACGGCCTGCCCGCGTACGTCACGATGGAGCAGGACGGGCAGCTGCAGACCACGGCGTTCGCCATCGAGGATGGCCGCATCGTCGCGATCTACGTCACGCGCAACCCCGACAAGCTGAAGGGCATCCGGCGGGCGGTGGCGGGGCAGGCGTCGTAA
- a CDS encoding ABC transporter ATP-binding protein has translation MAAIVLEDLVKAYGGTPVVRGLSLHVGQGELVSLLGPSGCGKTTTLRMLAGLEHPDAGSIKLGDEVVAGPGVRVPPEKRGLGMVFQSYAIWPHRSVEANVAYPLALRKVPRHEMASRVREALRWVRLEAYAARMPHELSGGQLQRVALARALVAGPRVLLLDEPLSNLDAALREELRAEIAALRARLGTTLVFVTHDQGEALALSDRIAVMNRGVIEQVDTPERLYREPATPFVAGFVGGANVLRGEVRAGAFYCAGMEASFDLPMDAKPGPGTLVVRPEDLELGETGTPLVLSARLFLGHAAEYRFPVGDAFLRVIGPALEGVRAGQTLRVRVRKATVFDAGA, from the coding sequence ATGGCGGCCATCGTCCTGGAGGATCTGGTCAAGGCGTATGGCGGGACGCCCGTGGTGCGCGGCCTGAGCCTCCACGTGGGGCAGGGCGAGCTGGTGTCGCTGCTGGGCCCTTCCGGCTGCGGGAAGACGACGACGCTGCGGATGCTCGCGGGGCTGGAGCATCCGGACGCAGGCTCCATCAAGCTGGGAGACGAAGTCGTCGCGGGTCCCGGCGTGCGCGTTCCTCCCGAGAAGCGCGGCCTGGGCATGGTGTTCCAGAGCTACGCCATCTGGCCGCATCGCAGCGTCGAGGCGAACGTCGCCTATCCCCTGGCGCTCCGGAAGGTGCCTCGCCACGAGATGGCTTCCCGCGTGCGCGAAGCCCTGCGCTGGGTGCGGCTGGAGGCCTATGCGGCGCGGATGCCGCACGAACTGTCCGGCGGACAGTTGCAGCGCGTGGCGCTCGCGCGGGCGCTGGTGGCGGGGCCTCGCGTGCTGCTGTTGGATGAACCCCTGTCGAACCTGGACGCGGCCCTGCGCGAGGAGCTGCGCGCGGAGATCGCCGCGCTGCGGGCCCGGCTGGGCACGACGCTCGTGTTCGTCACGCATGATCAGGGCGAGGCGCTGGCCCTGTCCGACCGCATCGCCGTGATGAACCGGGGCGTCATCGAACAGGTGGACACGCCGGAGCGGCTGTACCGGGAACCGGCGACGCCGTTCGTCGCGGGCTTCGTCGGAGGCGCGAACGTGCTGCGGGGCGAGGTGCGCGCGGGCGCCTTCTACTGCGCGGGGATGGAGGCCTCGTTCGACCTGCCCATGGACGCGAAGCCCGGGCCGGGGACGTTGGTCGTGCGTCCGGAGGACCTGGAGCTGGGGGAGACCGGGACGCCGCTGGTGCTGTCCGCTCGGCTGTTCCTGGGGCATGCGGCCGAATACCGCTTCCCTGTGGGCGACGCGTTCCTTCGCGTCATCGGGCCCGCCCTGGAAGGCGTGCGCGCAGGGCAGACGCTCCGCGTACGCGTGCGCAAAGCCACCGTGTTCGACGCGGGCGCTTGA
- a CDS encoding carboxymuconolactone decarboxylase family protein produces the protein MKSRMNAFAVAPDALGLMMDFSKKVEALGLETSLCELVKIRASQINGCAFCIHLHTRDARAQGMTEERIYLLDGWRESPLYTERERAALGWTEALTLVSETHAPDEDYAALKPHFTEEEIVKLTLMIGVINIANRIILGFRVVHPVTPRSEAA, from the coding sequence ATGAAGAGCCGGATGAATGCCTTCGCGGTCGCGCCGGATGCCCTCGGCCTCATGATGGATTTCAGCAAGAAGGTGGAGGCCCTGGGGCTGGAGACGAGCCTGTGCGAGCTCGTCAAGATCCGCGCCTCCCAGATCAACGGCTGCGCCTTCTGCATCCACCTGCACACCCGCGACGCCCGCGCGCAGGGGATGACCGAGGAGCGCATCTACCTGCTGGACGGCTGGCGTGAGTCGCCGCTGTACACCGAGCGCGAGCGCGCGGCCCTGGGCTGGACCGAGGCCCTGACGCTCGTCTCGGAGACGCACGCGCCCGACGAGGACTACGCCGCGCTCAAGCCGCACTTCACCGAGGAGGAGATCGTGAAGCTGACCCTGATGATCGGCGTCATCAACATCGCGAACCGGATCATCCTTGGCTTCCGGGTCGTGCACCCGGTGACCCCTCGCAGCGAAGCCGCCTGA
- a CDS encoding pyridoxamine 5'-phosphate oxidase family protein → MKTVTDVETLERLYGVPGKSSVLKEVDHLHPAYRPFIERSPFMVLATSGPEGLDVSPRGDPAGFVVIEDAHTLLLPDRRGNNRMDSLRNILADPRVALLFFVPGVNETLRVNGRASIVIEPSMLERFPHDGKLPRSVLRITVETVFFQCSRALIRSGLWDPARQVPRAEFPSPGSILEALSPSDFDGGEYDRELPARVKTTLY, encoded by the coding sequence ATGAAGACCGTGACCGATGTGGAGACGCTCGAACGCCTGTACGGGGTCCCCGGCAAGTCGTCCGTGCTCAAGGAGGTGGACCACCTCCATCCGGCGTACCGGCCCTTCATTGAACGCTCGCCGTTCATGGTGCTCGCCACGTCCGGGCCCGAGGGGCTGGATGTGTCGCCTCGCGGGGACCCCGCGGGGTTCGTGGTCATCGAGGACGCGCACACGCTGCTGCTGCCCGACCGCCGGGGCAACAACCGCATGGACTCGCTGAGGAACATCCTGGCGGACCCTCGCGTCGCGCTGCTGTTCTTCGTCCCGGGTGTGAACGAGACCCTGCGCGTCAACGGCCGGGCGAGCATCGTCATCGAGCCGTCCATGCTGGAGCGCTTCCCCCATGACGGAAAGCTGCCGCGCTCCGTGCTGCGCATCACCGTGGAGACGGTCTTCTTCCAGTGCAGCCGCGCGTTGATCCGCTCCGGGCTCTGGGACCCGGCCCGGCAAGTCCCCCGCGCTGAATTCCCGAGCCCCGGCTCCATCCTCGAAGCGCTGAGCCCGAGCGACTTCGACGGCGGCGAGTACGACCGAGAGCTGCCAGCCCGGGTGAAGACGACGCTGTACTGA